A stretch of the Medicago truncatula cultivar Jemalong A17 chromosome 5, MtrunA17r5.0-ANR, whole genome shotgun sequence genome encodes the following:
- the LOC11427240 gene encoding uncharacterized protein translates to MDEKPMLALETLYLGIPDESVNLTFQDLADVNTSENRKQATTNQPVSEVSNNVPIRTNLSPSSSLAKIPSLDFSKGLQASNQHNHHHHDIGQGNSPWGQFGHRIEENREHVHVHVHVHDPPQFSHANGSTKSPRSRTGGDDHSAYSLSYDDVSTASGRGGGGGSGGRRRPGIPHSKICTICSTYVYIFRTRCLVCGRVYCSRCVKIGMGEMVEGRKCIECLGLKFSQRYIERAGKIGCCNWRYSATMKQAELMCAEKGPRRSRRSYGQSGVANSTSRSPITPRSPHAIGSNNEHSFVMSNTFSPFSPHHNNLPF, encoded by the exons ATGGATGAGAAGCCAATGCTTGCTCTTGAAACTTTGTACCTAGGAATCCCAGATGAATCTGTTAACCTCACTTTTCAAGACCTTGCTGATGTGAACACATCAGAAAATAGAAAACAAGCAACCACTAATCAACCTGTTTCCGAAGTTTCTAATAATGTTCCAATAAGGACAAATTTGTCACCTTCATCCTCTCTAGCTAAAATACCTAGTCTTGATTTTAGCAAAGGCTTGCAAGCTTCCAATCAACAcaaccatcatcatcatgaCATTGGCCAAGGCAACTCGCCGTGGGGTCAATTTGGCCACCGAATCGAGGAGAATCGTGAGCATGTGCATGTACATGTACATGTTCATGACCCTCCTCAATTTAGCCATGCAAATGGGAGTACAAAAAGTCCTCGGTCAAGGACCGGTGGAGATGATCATTCAGCGTATAGTTTGAGCTATGATGATGTGAGTACGGCATCTGGaagaggtggtggtggtggtagtgGTGGACGACGGAGACCTGGGATTCCTCACTCTAAGATTTGTACCATTTGTAGTACCTATGTTTATATCTTCCGCACTAGATGTTTG GTATGCGGCAGAGTTTATTGTAGCAGATGTGTGAAAATAGGAATGGGAGAAATGGTAGAAGGAAGAAAGTGTATAGAATGCCTTGGATTGAAATTCAGCCAAAG GTACATAGAAAGAGCAGGAAAGATAGGATGTTGCAATTGGAGGTACTCAGCTACAATGAAGCAAGCTGAACTTATGTGTGCAGAGAAAGGACCAAGGAGAAGTAGAAGATCATATGGTCAAAGTGGAGTGGCAAATTCAACATCAAGAAGCCCTATAACACCAAGAAGCCCTCATGCTATTGGTAGTAACAATGAACACTCTTTTGTCATGTCCAACACATTTTCTCCTTTCTCTCCTCATCACAATAACCTCCCTTTTTAA
- the LOC11442075 gene encoding trans-cinnamate 4-monooxygenase, whose product MDLLLLEKTLLALFIAATIAITISKLRGKRFKLPPGPIPVPIFGNWLQVGDDLNHRNLTDYAKRFGEMFLLRMGQRNLVVVSSPELAKEVLHTQGVEFGSRTRNVVFDIFTGKGQDMVFTVYGEHWRKMRRIMTVPFFTNKVVQQYRYGWESEAESVVNDVKNNAEASIGGIVIRKRLQLMMYNIMYRIMFDRRFESEEDPLFVKLKALNGERSRLAQSFEYNYGDFIPILRPFLKGYLKVCKEVKDRRLQLFKDYFVDERKKLESTKSTTSNDGLKCAIDHILDAQKKGEINDDNVLYIVENINVAAIETTLWSIEWGIAELVNHQGIQNKVREEMDRVLGPGHQVTEPDLHKLPYLQAVIKETLRLRMAIPLLVPHMNLHDAKLNGFDIPAESKILVNAWWLANNPAHWKKPEEFRPERFLEEESHVEANGNDFRYLPFGVGRRSCPGIILALPILGITIGRLVQNFELLPPPGQSKIDTSEKGGQFSLHILKHSTIVAKPRSF is encoded by the exons ATGGATCTTCTCCTCCTTGAAAAGACCCTTTTAGCCCTCTTCATTGCCGCCACAATCGCCATCACAATCTCAAAACTCCGTGGCAAACGCTTCAAACTCCCACCAGGTCCAATCCCAGTCCCTATCTTCGGTAACTGGCTTCAAGTCGGAGATGATCTCAACCACCGTAACCTCACCGATTACGCCAAACGCTTCGGCGAAATGTTCCTCCTACGTATGGGCCAACGTAACCTCGTGGTAGTTTCTTCCCCAGAACTCGCCAAAGAAGTCCTCCACACACAAGGTGTTGAATTCGGATCACGTACACGTAACGTAGTTTTCGATATCTTCACTGGTAAAGGACAAGACATGGTGTTCACAGTCTACGGCGAACATTGGCGTAAAATGCGCAGAATCATGACAGTTCCGTTTTTTACAAACAAGGTTGTTCAACAGTATCGTTACGGGTGGGAGTCTGAAGCTGAGAGTGTTGTTAACGATGTTAAGAACAACGCCGAAGCAAGTATTGGTGGGATTGTTATAAGGAAGAGGTTGCAGTTGATGATGTATAATATTATGTATAGGATTATGTTTGATAGAAGATTTGAAAGTGAAGAGGATCCTTTATTTGTCAAGTTGAAAGCTTTGAATGGTGAAAGGAGTCGTTTGGCTCAAAGTTTTGAGTATAATTATGGTGATTTTATTCCTATTTTGAGACCTTTTTTGAAAGGCTATTTGAAGGTTTGTAAAGAGGTTAAAGATCGTAGGTTGCAGCttttcaaagactatttcgttGATGAAAGAAA GAAGCTTGAAAGCACCAAGAGCACCACGAGCAATGATGGACTAAAATGTGCTATTGATCACATTTTGGATGCACAAAAGAAGGGTGAAATCAATGATGACAACGTTCTTTACATTGTTGAGAACATCAATGTTGCTG CAATTGAAACAACACTATGGTCAATTGAATGGGGAATTGCTGAGCTAGTGAACCACCAAGGCATCCAAAACAAAGTAAGGGAAGAAATGGACAGAGTTCTTGGACCAGGACACCAAGTAACTGAGCCAGATCTCCACAAGCTACCTTACCTACAAGCTGTGATCAAAGAGACACTTCGTCTACGAATGGCGATCCCACTCCTCGTACCACATATGAACCTTCATGATGCAAAGCTCAATGGTTTCGATATCCCAGCCGAGAGCAAGATATTGGTCAATGCATGGTGGCTTGCAAACAACCCGGCTCACTGGAAAAAGCCGGAGGAATTCAGGCCCGAACGGTTCTTGGAGGAAGAGTCTCATGTCGAAGCTAATGGAAATGATTTTAGGTACCTTCCTTTCGGTGTTGGTAGAAGAAGTTGCCCCGGAATTATTCTTGCCTTGCCTATCCTTGGTATCACTATTGGGCGTCTGGTTCAGAATTTCGAGCTTTTGCCTCCACCTGGACAATCAAAGATTGACACTTCTGAGAAAGGAGGACAGTTTAGTCTGCATATACTCAAACATTCAACCATTGTTGCTAAGCCAAGATCATTTTAA
- the LOC11431594 gene encoding B3 domain-containing protein Os07g0679700, with protein MGVEVCMNNYCKEGSTGEWKKGWSLISGGFAKLCNKCGLAYENSLFCDKFHRHETGWRKCSNCSKPIHSGCIVSKSSFEYLDFGGITCVTCVKPSQLCLNTENHNRFSQTTKNNASDQYGEHIDGRLLVEQAGKGNLMQLCRIGEVGESSRWPQAQRDAMVSCIGPKTEEVKCQFNKEDTRFLNVMKHSSHLTAFTTLENNRPSWETKSIDETLSLKMALGTSSRNSVLPLATEIGEGKLEGKASSHFQQGQTSQSILAQLSKTGIAMNLETNKGMISHPPRRPPADVKGKNQLLSRYWPRITDQELEKLSGDLKSTVVPLFEKVLSPSDAGRIGRLVLPKACAEAFLPRILQSEGVPLQFQDIMGNEWTFQFRFWPNNNSRMYVLEGVTPCIQSLQLNAGDTVTFSRIDPGEKFLFGFRRSLTSIVTQDASTSSHSNGILIKDTNFSGAPQNLNSLSSFSNLLQSMKGNGEPYLNGHSEHLRLGNGTADWLKTANSEEEMNNGPLQRLVSVSEKKRSRNIGTKTKRLHIHSEDAMELRLTWEEAQEFLCPPPSVEPNFVTIEDQVFEEYDEPPVFGKIKTNASPSGSSGSASEQLGPKEQESLQRTKKDSKKKRKIAEKSKSIQEHKLSGLDALANAAVLGNNLADPDESSSAGVTTRHPRHRPGCTCIVCIQPPSGQGKHDPTCTCLACETLKRRFKSLTMRKKKNQLESEAVADQNNQVNHRDEAGTSVGASRQDTSHSTDEGSLNGGQLEVVEPSAAGQLDLNCHPSHEEMETDTYNRPKHD; from the exons ATGGGGGTTGAAGTGTGTATGAATAATTATTGTAAGGAAGGTTCAACTGGTGAATGGAAGAAAGGGTGGTCTTTGATCTCTGGTGGGTTTGCCAAACTCTGCAACAAATGCGG GCTTGCCTATGAGAATTCACTTTTCTGTGATAAATTCCACCGTCATGAAACTGGATGGAGGAAATGCAGCAATTGCAGCAAG ccTATCCACAGTGGATGTATAGTATCAAAGTCTTCGTTCGAGTACCTTGATTTCGGTGGTATAACTTGTGTTACCTGTGTTAAGCCCTCCCAGCTTTGTCTG AATACTGAAAATCATAATAGGTTCTCTCAAACGACCAAAAACAATGCAAGTGATCAATATGGTGAACATATTGATGGTAGACTACTGGTGGAACAAGCTGGCAAAGGAAACCTTATGCAGTTGTGTAGAATTGGTGAAGTCGGTGAATCAAGCCGTTGGCCACAAGCTCAAAGAGATGCCATGGTTTCATGTATTGGTCCAAAAACTGAAGAAGTTAAGTGTCAATTCAACAAAGAGGATACAAGATTTTTGAATGTGATGAAACATTCTAGTCATTTAACCGCATTTACTACATTGGAAAATAATAGACCATCATGGGAGACTAAAAGTATAGACGAAACGCTTTCACTAAAGATGGCTCTAGGAACTTCATCAAGAAATTCTGTTCTGCCGTTGGCCACAGAGATTGGAGAAGGTAAACTTGAGGGTAAAGCATCTTCTCATTTTCAACAAGGGCAAACATCTCAGTCTATATTGGCTCAACTATCAAAGACTGGGATTGCCATGAATCTTGAAACAAATAAAGGCATGATCTCTCATCCACCACGCCGGCCACCTGCTGATGTGAAGGGTAAAAATCAGTTACTTTCTCGATACTGGCCAAGGATTACTGATCAAGAGCTGGAGAAATTGTCGGGGGA TTTGAAGTCTACTGTAGTGCCCTTATTTGAGAAGGTCTTAAGTCCGAGTGATGCAGGTCGAATTGGTCGTCTTGTGCTCCCAAAAGCGTGTGCTGAG GCTTTTCTTCCTCGTATTTTGCAATCAGAAGGTGTTCCTTTACAGTTCCAAGATATAATGGGGAATGAGTGGACTTTTCAGTTCAGATTTTGGCCTAATAACAACAGTAGGATGTATGTATTGGAGGGTGTGACCCCTTGCATACAGTCCTTGCAATTAAATGCTGGTGATACTG taACATTTAGTCGGATAGATCCTGGGGAAAAATTTCTATTTGGTTTTAGAAGGTCATTGACTTCTATTGTTACACAG GATGCCTCTACATCTTCTCATTCTAACGGCATTTTGATAAAGGATACAAACTTTTCTGGTGCACCTCAGAATTTGAACTCCTTAAGTAGTTTTTCTAATCTTCTTCAATCAATGAAAGGTAACGGGGAACCTTACTTAAATGGACATTCAGAACATCTGCGTTTGGGTAATGGAACTGCTGATTGGCTTAAAACTGCAAATAGTGAGGAGGAAATGAACAATGGTCCATTGCAGCGACTGGTTTCAGTTTCAGAGAAGAAGAGGTCTCGCAATATTGGGACGAAAACTAAGAGGTTGCACATTCATAGTGAAGATGCTATGGAGTTGAGACTTACATGGGAAGAAGCACAGGAATTTCTTTGTCCGCCGCCTAGTGTCGAGCCAAATTTTGTAACAATTGAGGACCAAGTATTTGAAGAATATGAT GAACCCCCGGTTTTCGGAAAGATTAAAACCAATGCCTCTCCATCAGG GTCTTCAGGTTCTGCATCAGAGCAGCTCGGTCCAAAGGAACAAGAAAGTCTTCAAAGAACCAAAAAAG ATTCTAAAAAGAAGCGAAAAATTGCAGAAAAGAGCAAGTCAATTCAAGAACACAAGCTTTCAGGCCTAGATGCTCTTGCCAATGCAGCAGTTTTAGGCAATAATCTTGCTGACCCTGACGAGTCGTCGTCAGCTGGAGTCACCACAAGACATCCGAGGCATCGTCCTGGATGCACTTGTATCGTGTGCATTCAACCACCAAGTGGACAGGGAAAACATGACCCGACATGCACTTGCCTTGCCTGTGAGACTCTTAAGCGCCGGTTCAAGAGCCTTACGATGCGTaagaagaaaaaccaattaGAATCTGAAGCAGTTGCTGACCAAAACAATCAAGTGAATCATAGAGATGAAGCAGGTACTAGTGTTGGTGCATCGAGACAAGATACAAGTCACTCAACGGATGAGGGAAGCCTAAATGGAGGTCAGCTTGAGGTTGTTGAGCCTAGTGCCGCGGGACAATTGGATTTGAATTGTCATCCCAGTCATGAAGAAATGGAAACTGATACATATAACAGGCCAAAGCATGACTAG
- the LOC11442074 gene encoding UDP-glycosyltransferase 87A1, producing the protein MEALPTSLCHMVAMPFPVRGNINPMMNLCKLLVSNNSNIHVSFVVTEEWLSFISSEPKPDNISFRSGSNVIPSELICGRDHPAFMEDVMTKMEAPFEELLDLLDHPPSIIVYDTLLYWAVVVANRRNIPAALFWPMPASIFSVFLHQHIFEQNGHYPVKYPENGDKRVCYIPGISSTRLADFALNDDSNRSKQMMQYFLKGFEWIHKAQYLLFSSIYELESQAIDVLKSKLPLPIYTIGPTIPKFSLIKNDPKPSNTNHSYYIEWLDSQPIGSVLYIAQGSFFSVSSAQIDEIAAALCASNVRFLWIARSEASRLKEICGAHHMGLIMEWCDQLRVLSHPSIGGFWSHCGWNSTKESLVAGVPFLTLPIYIDQPFNSKMMVEDWKVGCRVKEDVKRDTLVKKDKIVKLVHEFMDLDGELTRDIRERSKKLQKICLNSIANGGSAHTDFNAFISDVMHL; encoded by the exons ATGGAAGCCCTACCAACTTCCCTCTGCCACATGGTGGCCATGCCATTTCCTGTACGAGGCAATATCAACCCTATGATGAACCTCTGCAAACTCCTTGTCTCCAACAATAGCAACATTCATGTTTCCTTTGTAGTCACTGAAGAATGGCTAAGCTTCATCTCCTCCGAGCCAAAACCTGACAACATAAGCTTTCGTTCGGGATCGAACGTTATTCCCTCGGAACTTATCTGTGGCCGCGACCATCCTGCATTCATGGAAGATGTCATGACAAAGATGGAAGCACCCTTTGAGGAGCTACTTGACCTACTTGATCACCCTCCCTCTATCATTGTTTATGATACTTTGTTGTATTGGGCTGTTGTGGTTGCAAACCGAAGGAATATTCCAGCAGCATTGTTTTGGCCTATGCCAGCATCTATTTTCTCTGTGTTCCTACATCAACACATTTTCGAACAAAATGGTCACTACCCCGTGAAATATCCAG AAAATGGTGACAAACGTGTATGTTATATTCCTGGAATTTCGTCAACGCGCCTAGCTGATTTCGCTCTAAACGATGATAGTAACCGAAGCAAGCAAATGatgcaatattttttaaaaggttttgAATGGATTCACAAAGCACAATATCTTCTATTCTCTTCAATTTATGAGCTTGAATCTCAAGCCATTGATGtcttaaaatcaaaattgcCCTTGCCAATTTACACTATTGGCCCTACCATACCTAAGTTTAGCCTTATTAAAAACGATCCAAAACCGAGTAACACTAATCATAGCTACTACATTGAGTGGCTAGATTCACAACCTATTGGTTCTGTTCTTTATATTGCACAAGGAAGTTTTTTCTCGGTTTCAAGTGCACAAATTGATGAGATTGCAGCTGCTTTGTGTGCAAGCAATGTTCGGTTCTTATGGATAGCACGTAGTGAGGCTTCAAGGTTGAAGGAAATTTGTGGTGCTCATCACATGGGATTGATTATGGAATGGTGTGACCAATTGAGAGTTTTGTCACATCCTTCTATTGGTGGATTTTGGTCTCATTGTGGTTGGAATTCAACAAAGGAAAGTCTTGTTGCTGGGGTTCCATTTTTGACTTTACCAATATATATTGACCAACCATTTAATAGTAAGATGATGGTAGAGGATTGGAAAGTTGGGTGTAGAGTGAAGGAAGATGTTAAGAGAGATACTTTGGTGaagaaagataaaattgtaaaactaGTGCATGAATTTATGGATTTGGATGGTGAGCTTACAAGAGATATTAGGGAAAGAAGCAAAAAGCTTCAAAAGATATGTCTTAATTCAATCGCAAATGGTGGCTCAGCTCACACCGATTTCAATGCCTTCATTAGTGATGTAATGCATTTGTAG